One part of the Deltaproteobacteria bacterium genome encodes these proteins:
- a CDS encoding type II toxin-antitoxin system RelE/ParE family toxin — MVWLHGEIKSPPFSQEARVEAGFLLRQLQQGALLALPHSRPMREIGSHCHELRIDDQTQTWRIIYRIDPDALVIPEVLKKKTKKTPPEVIKMSQKRLKAYDDLTRVGSRR, encoded by the coding sequence TTGGTTTGGCTCCATGGCGAGATCAAGTCACCACCTTTCTCACAAGAGGCACGTGTGGAAGCGGGGTTCTTGTTGAGACAACTGCAACAAGGAGCGTTGTTGGCCCTTCCCCACTCTAGACCCATGCGAGAGATAGGAAGCCATTGCCACGAACTCCGCATCGACGACCAAACCCAGACGTGGCGCATTATCTACCGTATTGATCCTGACGCTCTCGTCATTCCTGAAGTGCTCAAGAAAAAAACGAAAAAAACCCCGCCAGAGGTGATAAAGATGAGCCAGAAGCGGCTCAAAGCGTATGATGATCTGACACGGGTAGGGAGCCGAAGATGA